The nucleotide sequence ATCCACGGCGACTTGCTCAAGATCGAGGCCGGCAAGACCGGCATCCTGTGCTACATCCCCTTCCTCGACGACGAGGTGCTCAAGCCCGTGGAGCTGGTGCGCCGCTACGCCGGCCAGGGCCTGGCCACCTGCCTGCCCACCACCTACGACCTGGACAGCTACCTGCCGCACCTGGCGCAGCTGGCCGGCATCACGCGCCTGCACGTCACCTCGCGCATCGGCCGCAAAACCTTTGTCACCACGCGCATCTACCAGGGCGTGCCCCGCAGCCAGGTGATGCTGGCCACCGGCCACCAGACCGAGAAAAGCTTCCTGCGCTACCTGGGCACCAACGAGCAGGAGCTGGTGGCCAGCTACCGGCGCACGGCCCGGCTGACCACCTAAGCCAGTGGCAGGTTTAGTGGCAAACCTAGTGGCAGTTTTAGTGGCAGATTTTCCGCCGAAACTAGTGGCAGATTTAGTGGCAGACAACTGCTTAGTGGTGCCTACTGCTGCCTGAGCGCCAAAACAAAAACGGCCTGATCAGTACGATCAGGCCGTTTTTGCCATTCACCGAAATGTATGGGCACAAAAAAGGCCGCCCCACCCGGAACGGCTTTTTTGAAATCATGGCACGGAGAAAATTCCCACCCAACTCCGGCCCGATTCTGAACGCTGAGCTTAGTGCCGGAACAAAAGTTCGCGGTACTTCACCAGCGGCCAGTCCTCATCGGCCACCATCAGCTCCAGCTTGTCGACGGAGCGGCGGATGGTGTCGAAATGTGCTTTGACGGTGTCGCAGTAGGCAATAGCCCGTTCGCGGGTGTCGTCAATCTTGTTAGCCACTTTGCGGCCGTTTACCATCTCTTCCACCTGGGTTTTGATGGTGAAGATGTGGCGCGAAATAGCTTTAATGGTGTCTACCGTAACCTGCGAGTTCTCATCGTCGAGGCCCAGCTCACGCAGGCCGCGGACGTTGCTGATCAGCTTGGTCTGGTATGCTACGGCCGTGGGGATGATATGGTTGACGGCGAGGTCGCCCATCACGCGGCTTTCGATCTGAATTTTTTTGATGTAGTCTTCCAGCAGAATCTCGTGACGGGCGTGCAGCTCTACCGAGGAGAAGATGTTGTGGCGCTCGAACAGGTCCGAGGCTTCCTTCTCCACCATGGCGTCGAGGGCCTGGGGCGTGGTAGGCACGTTCGACAGGCCACGCTTGGCGGCTTCGTCTTTCCACTCGTCGGAGTAGCCGTTGCCTTCGAAGCGGATGCTTTTCGAGCTGATAACGTACTCACGGAGCACTTCCACGATGGCCACTTCCTTCTTCTTGCCCTGCTCAATCAGCGCATCCACCGACGTTTTGAAGTCGATGAGCTGCTCGGCCACAATGGCGTTGAGCGTAGTCATGGCCGACGAGCAGTTTGCTGAGGAGCCCACGGCGCGGAACTCGAACTTGTTGCCGGTGAAGGCGAACGGCGAGGTGCGGTTGCGGTCGGTGTTGTCGAGCAGGATGGCCGGAATCTTGTCGATGCCGAGCTTGAGGTAGATGTTGTCGCCTTTGTCGAGGGGCACTTTGGCGGTGCGCTCCAGCTCGTCCAGCACCGAGTCCAGCATCGAACCCACGAATACCGACATGATGGCCGGCGGGGCTTCGTTGGCACCGAGACGGTGGTCGTTGCTGGCCGAGGCGATGCTGGCGCGCAGCAGGTCGGCGTAGCGGTGCACCGCTTTAATGGTGGTAATGAAGAACGCCAGGAACTGCAGGTTCTCTTTCGGACGACGGCCGGGAGCCAGCAGGTTGACGCCGGTATCGGTGCTCATCGCCCAGTTGTTGTGCTTGCCCGAGCCGTTGACGCCCGCGAAAGGCTTCTCGTGCAGCAGCACCTTGAAGTTGTGCTTGTCGGCCACGCGCTCCATGATGTCCATGAGCAGCTGGTTGTGGTCGACGGCTAGGTTGGCGTCTTCGAAAGTCGGCGCGCACTCGAACTGGTGCGGGGCTACTTCGTTGTGGCGGGTGCGCAGCGGAATGCCCAGCTTGTTGGCTTCCTCTTCGTACTCCAGCATGTAGGCGTGCACGCGGGCCGGAATCGAGCCGAAGTAGTGGTCTTCCAGCTGCTGGCCTTTAGCCGGCGAGTGGCCGAACAGGGTGCGGCCGGTCATCACCAGGTCGGGGCGGGCGTTGTAGAGGGCGCGGTCGACGAGGAAGTACTCTTGCTCGATGCCCAGCGTGGTGTGCACGCGGTTTACGTCCTTATCGAAGTACTGGCACACATCCACGGCAGCCTTTTCCAGGCGGGCCAGCGACTTCAGCAGCGGGGCTTTGTAGTCAAGCGCCTCGCCGGTGTAGGCGACGAAGATAGTGGGGATGCACAGGGTTTTGGCGCCGGCGGTTTCAATGATGAAAGCGGGCGAAGTCGGGTCCCAGGCGGTGTAGCCACGGGCCTCGAAGGTGTTGCGGATGCCGCCGTTCGGGAACGACGAAGCATCGGGCTCCTGCTGCACCAGCGCCGAGCCCTTGAAGTTCTCAATCGGCCGGCCGTCGGAGTTGAGGTCGAAGAAGGAGTCGTGCTTCTCGGCGGTGGCGCCGGTCAGGGGCTGGAACCAGTGGGTGTAGTGGGTGGCACCCTTGGCCATGGCCCAGGTTTTCATGGCCGAAG is from Hymenobacter yonginensis and encodes:
- a CDS encoding glutamine synthetase III family protein — translated: MAILRFKALELVDQRQPLTVESSGERRSDSFGKNVFNLDAMRATMPGEYFKKLQSAIKLGSPVERSVADAVASAMKTWAMAKGATHYTHWFQPLTGATAEKHDSFFDLNSDGRPIENFKGSALVQQEPDASSFPNGGIRNTFEARGYTAWDPTSPAFIIETAGAKTLCIPTIFVAYTGEALDYKAPLLKSLARLEKAAVDVCQYFDKDVNRVHTTLGIEQEYFLVDRALYNARPDLVMTGRTLFGHSPAKGQQLEDHYFGSIPARVHAYMLEYEEEANKLGIPLRTRHNEVAPHQFECAPTFEDANLAVDHNQLLMDIMERVADKHNFKVLLHEKPFAGVNGSGKHNNWAMSTDTGVNLLAPGRRPKENLQFLAFFITTIKAVHRYADLLRASIASASNDHRLGANEAPPAIMSVFVGSMLDSVLDELERTAKVPLDKGDNIYLKLGIDKIPAILLDNTDRNRTSPFAFTGNKFEFRAVGSSANCSSAMTTLNAIVAEQLIDFKTSVDALIEQGKKKEVAIVEVLREYVISSKSIRFEGNGYSDEWKDEAAKRGLSNVPTTPQALDAMVEKEASDLFERHNIFSSVELHARHEILLEDYIKKIQIESRVMGDLAVNHIIPTAVAYQTKLISNVRGLRELGLDDENSQVTVDTIKAISRHIFTIKTQVEEMVNGRKVANKIDDTRERAIAYCDTVKAHFDTIRRSVDKLELMVADEDWPLVKYRELLFRH